TGACCGAACAGCTCGCTTTCGATGATCTCGGGCGCCATCGCGCCGCAGTTCAGCGGCACGAACTGGCCCTGGCGGCCGCTGAGCCGGTGCAGCTCGCGCGCCACCACTTCCTTGCCGGTGCCGGACTCGCCCGTCACCAGCACCGTGGATGGCATCGGCGCGACCCGCGCGACCAGCGCCATCACCTTCTGCATGGCTTCCGACTCGCCGATGAAGTCCTTGTGGATGGTGTACTTGTCCAGCTCGCGGCGCAGCAGGTAGTTCTCGCGCGCGAGCCGGGCCTGGTTGAAGCAGCGCCGGATGGCGTTGAGCACCTGGTCGACACGGAACGGCTTGACGATGAAGTCCGCCGCGCCGGAGCGCAGCGCGGCAATGGCCGTGTCCATGTCGGCGAAGGCGGTCATCAGGATGACGTCGGCGGGATTGCCGGCTGCGCGCAGTGCCTGGAGCCACTCCATGCCGCTGGCGCCGGGCAGCGCCACGTCCAGCAGGATCAGGTCCACATGGCGCTGCTCCAGCAGCGCGGCGCCCGCTTCGGCGCTGTCGGCCGTCAACACGCTGCCGACCTTGCCTTCCAGCGCCCGTGACAGGAACGAACGCATGCCGGCCTCGTCGTCCACCACCAGGATCGTGCGGCGCTGCCAGTTGTCGGCTTCGGCGGCGTTGCTTTGTCGTTCGCTCATCACTTTGGTTGTTGCGGTGCAGGCGGAGAGTCTAGCGACTGTGCGCGATCCGCCTGTATTGGGGTTAAACCGACCCAACCGTGCGCGGCAGCCGCCACGGATGGACATTTTGACCCGCGCGCCGGGCCCGCGCCCGGACATTTTGTCCGTTGGCCCGCCCTTGCGGAAGGCCGCTTGCCGCAACCCGTTGACTGCAAACGGCATCCGCCACCGGCACGGCTCTTGCTGAACGACGCGCTCCAGCCCGGCGCACCCGCGCAACAAGAGGCTGCCACTTCCAGGTAGGAGACCACTTCATGACCTATTCCGCGCAAGCGCAAACGCCCTCCGAGCAACAGGCGCCACACCGTTCCGGGCCATCGCAATCGCGGCCATCGCCCTTCTCCAAGGAAGCGATCATCGCCCGCCCCGGCTTCAACCGCTGGATGGTGCCGCCTGCCGCGCTGGCAGTCCACCTGTGCATCGGCCAGGCTTACGCGTTCTCGGTCTTCAATGAGCCGCTGACCCGGATCCTTGGCATCACGAGCCCGGCGCCGGGCGACTGGCAGCTGACCACGCTGGGGTGGGTGTTCTCGCTGGCGATCTTCTTCCTCGGCATCTCGGCCGCGTTTGCCGGCAAGTGGCTGGAGAAGGTCGGGCCGCGCCGCACCATGTTCACGGCCGCATGCTGCTTCGGCGGCGGCTTCGTGGTGTCGGCGGCGGGAATCTGGCTGCACCAGATCTGGATGCTGTACCTGGGCTACGGCGTGCTGGGCGGGATCGGGCTCGGGCTTGGCTACGTGTCGCCGGTGTCCACGCTGATCCGCTGGTTCCCGGACCGCCGCGGCATGGCCACCGGGATGGCGATCATGGGCTTCGGCGGCGGCGCGATGATCGGCGCGCCGCTGTCGGTCGCGCTGATGAACCACTTCAAGAGCGCCACCAGCGCCGGCGTGGCCGAGACCTTCCTGGTCATGGGCGTGATCTATTTCATTTCGATGTCGCTTGGCGCGCTGGCGATCCGCATCCCGGCCCCGGGCTGGGCGCCTGCCGGCTTTGTGCCCAAGGCCAAGGCGAGCAAGATGGTCACGCACGCCAATGTGCATATCGACCAGGCGCTGAAGACGCCGCAGTTCTACCTGCTGTGGCTGATCCTGTTCCTGAACATCACGGCAGGCATCGGCGTGCTGGGCCAGGCCGCGGTGATGATCCAGGAAACCTTCAAGGGCACCATCACCGCCGCGGCCGCGGCCGGCTTCGTCGGCCTGCTCAGCATCGGCAACATGACAGGGCGCTTCCTGTGGAGCTCGGCCAGCGACTACTTCGGCCGCAAGCTGACCTACGCCATTTTCTTCGCCTTCGGCGCGGCGCTCTACCTGGCCGTGCCGGCGATCGGCGCCGCCGGCAACGTGGCGCTGTTCGTGGCCTGCTACTTCCTGATCCTGACCATGTACGGCGGCGGCTTCAGCACCATTCCCGCCTACCTGGCGGACATGTTCGGCACCGCGTACGTGGGCGGCATCCATGGCCGCCTGCTGACCGCCTGGGCCGCCGCCGGCATTGCCGGGCCGGCGCTGGTGAACTACATCCGCGAGTACAAGCTGGCGCTGGGCGTGCCCAGGTCAGAGGTCTACGTCGATACCCTGCACATCATGGCGGGCCTGCTGGTGGTTGGCTTCGTCTGCAACCTGCTGATCCGGCCGGTGCATGCGCGGCACCACCTGCGCGAAGCAGCCAGCGCGGCCTGACCGCGCCTGCCATCAAAGAAATCCCAGGAGACAAACCATGGAAAACGGCCGCACTTTTGGCAAGACCCTGCTGCTGCTCGCGTTCTGGACCTATGTGCTGATCCCGCTGGGCGCGGGCATCTGGTCGACCCTCGGCAAGGCGATGACGCTGTTCAGCTGAGGGACAGCATTTCTTGCTTGTCGTTCCCGCGCAGGCGGGAATGACTTCAGGGACTGACGCGCTATCTGAACTGCAGCCCTGGGTACCCCTGAACAACTGAGCTTGAACAGTTCCCCCAGAACTGTATCCCTGGCGGGCAGGCTGTCATCCGTACTCTTATCCGTAATGTCGCGGCACGGTCCATCGTGCCGGCGGCGCCCCCCACGGAGAGCACCTCAATGCACGGACTCACAGCCCTGGACCTTGCCCGAATCCAGTTCGGGTTCACGGTTTCCTTTCATATCCTGTTTCCCGCCATCACGATCGGGCTGGCCTGCTTCCTGGCGTTCCTGGAAGCGCGCTGGCTGCGCACGCAGGACCCCGTCTACAGGACCCTGTACCAGTTCTGGATCAAGATCTTCTCGATCAACTTCGGCATGGGGGTCGTTTCCGGCCTGGTCATGGCCTATGAGTTCGGCACCAACTGGTCGGGCTTCTCGCAGTTCGCCGGGGGCATCACCGGCCCGCTGCTGACCTACGAGGTGCTGACCGCCTTCTTCCTGGAGGCCGGCTTTCTCGGCGTGATGCTGTTCGGCTGGAACCGCGTCGGGCCGGGGCTGCATTTCTTCTCGACGGTCATGGTGGCGCTCGGCACCATGATTTCCTCGACCTGGATCCTGGCGTCCAACAGCTGGATGCACACGCCCGCCGGCTATGCCATCGTTGCCGGCAAGGTGGTGCCCACCGACTGGCTGGAGGTGATCTTCAACCCGTCGTTCCCCTACCGCCTCGCGCACATGGTCATCGCGGCGCTGCTGTCGACGGCACTGTTCGTGGCGGCGTCGTCGGCCTGGCAGCTGCTGCACGGGCGCGCCGTCCCCGCCGCGCGCAAGATGCTGTCGCTGGCGATGTGGATGGTGCTGATCACCGCGCCGATCCAGGCGATGGTGGGCGACGCCCACGGCCTGAACACGCTGAAGCACCAGCCCGCCAAGATCGCGGCGCTGGAGGGGCACTGGAACACGGCCGCCAAGGATGACAAGAACGGCTTCCCGCTGATCGTGTTCGGCATTCCCGACATGGAGCGCGAGGAGACCCGCTACGCCATCGAGATCCCGCGCCTGGGCAGCCTGATCCTGACGCACAGCTTGGACGGGCAGATCCGCGGGCTGAAGGACTTCCCCAAGGAAGACCGCCCCAACGCCACGGTGCTGTTCTTTACCTTCCGCGTCATGGTGGGCCTGGGCGTGGCGATGATCGCCTTCGGCCTGCTGGGATGGGCACTGCGCCGCAACGGCGCGCTGTACCGGTCCAAAGCCTTCCTGCGCCTGGCCGTGGCGATGGGCCCCACCGGCCTGATCGCGCTGCTGGCTGGCTGGATGACCACCGAGATCGGCCGCCAGCCGTGGGTGGTGTACGGGCTGCAGCGTACCCGGGATGCCGTGTCCGCGCATGCGGCCGGCCCGGTGGCGCTGTCGCTGGCGTTGTTCGTGGTGGTGTACTTCGTCTGCTTCGGCGTCGGCATCCGCTACATGCTCAAGCTGGCCAGCGCCGGCCCCGCTCCCGACGCACATCCGCACCCGCATCCCAACGACAGACCGTCGTACGGTCCCGGCAGCGTCGTTCCCGCCGCCATCGCCGCGGCTTCCGCACCCCAGGCGATGGCCCGGCACGGCCACCGCGAATCCTGAATCCTGAACAGGTGATCGACATGGGTATCAACCTTCCCGTTATCTGGGCCACCCTGATCTTCTTCGGCGTGATGATGTACGTCATCATGGACGGCTTCGATCTTGGCATCGGCATCCTCTTCCCCTTCGTCGGCGACCGCCATGACCGCGACGTGATGATGAACACCGTGGCGCCGGTCTGGGACGGCAACGAGACCTGGCTGGTGCTGGGCGGCGCGGCGCTGCTGTGCGCCTTCCCGCTGGCCTACTCGGTGCTGCTGACCGCGTTCTACCTGCCGCTGATGTTCATGCTGCTGGGCCTGATCTTCCGCGGCGTGGCCTTCGAGTTCCGCTTCAAGGCCAGCGACCGCAGCCGCCCGTACTGGGACGCCGCCTTCACGTGGGGCTCGGTGGTGGCCGCCTTCTTCCAGGGCGTGACGCTGGGCGCCTATATCGACGGCATCGCCATGGATGGCACCACCTATGCCGGCGGCGCGCTGGACTGGCTGGCGCCGTTCCCGATCTTCGCGGGCGTGGGCGTGGTGATCACGTACGCCTTCCTGGGCGTCACCTGGCTGATCATGAAGACCGAAGGCCGGCTGCAATGGACCATGCTGCGCGTGACCAACGTGCTGACCGGCGTGATGGTGGCGATGATCGCGGCGGTGAGCGTGTGGACGCCGCTGACGCACCCGGGGATTGCCGAGCGCTGGTTCGCGCTGCCCAACCTGTTCTTCTTCCTGCCGGTGCCGCTGCTGGTGCTGGTCTCGGCCGCCGGCATCTACCGCGCGCTGCGCGGCCGCCCGAACGTGGCGCCGTTCCTCTACGCCCTGCTGATGATCTTCATGGGCTATACCGGGCTCGCCATCAGCATCTGGCCCAATATCATCCCGCCGTCGATCTCGATCTTCGAGGCATCGTCGGCCCCGCAAAGCCAGGGCTTCGCGCTGGTCGGCACGCTCTTCATCGTGCCGATCATCCTGGCCTACACCTCCTGGTCCTACTATGTGTTCCGCGGCAAGGTCAAGCGCGGGGAGGGGTACCACTGATGGCAAAGCGCTTGCGTGCGTCGCTGGGGTCCCGCCTGGGCTGGCTGCTGGCCCTGTGGCTGGCGGGCGTCGGCACGGTCTTCGTGTGTGCCAGCCTGATGCGGCTGCTGATGCGGGCGGTGGGACTCTCGAGCTGAAGCATGGCCTCGTCCAAACCGCTTCCCCGAGCCACGCTGGCCGGCCCCGATGGGCCCGATGCCCCGGATGCCACCAAGGCTCCCGGCTGCCTCCGCACGCTCGCGGCAGCCTGTCCGGATTACGCGCCGTGGCTGCATTCGCTGAAGGTGTTCGGCGCCGCCATGCTGGCGCTCGGCGTGGCGCTGGCGCTCGGCCTGCCGCGGCCCTACTGGGCCATGGCCACGGTGTACCTGGTCTCCAGCCCGCTGGCCGGCGCTACCCACGCAAAAGGCACCTACCGCGTCCTCGGCACGCTGCTGGGGGCGGTGTCCGCGGTGGCGCTGGTGCCGCTGCTGGTCGACGAGCCCGTGCTGCTGATGGCCGCGATCGCGTGCTGGACCGGCGCCCTGCTCTACCTGTCACTGCTGGAACCGGCGCCGCGCAACTACATCTGCCTGCTGGCCGCCTACACGCTGCCGATCGTGGCGCTGCCCACGGTGACCCATCCGGCGGCCGTCTTCGGCGTGGGCCTTGCCCGCATCGAGGAGATCATGATCGGCATCGTCTGCGCCAGCGTGGTCAGCGCGGTGGTCTTTCCGGTGCGCACCACGCCGGCGCTGGCCGCGCGCGCGTCCGCCTGGCTGGACCATGCCTCGCGCTGGATCCGCGACATGATGGCCACCGGGGCCACCGGGGCCACCGGGGCCAGCGCGGGCCAGCGCCACGACAGCTTCAGCCTGCTGGCCGCCGATATCCTGGCAATGGAAACACAGCTCGCCCAGCTCAGCTATGAAACCGACGGTGCACCGACACTGCGGCACGCACGTGCCCTGCACCAGCGCATGACGGCCCTGCTGCCGCTGGTGCTGGCGCTTGCCGATGCCGCGGGCGCCTTGCGCCGCCACCCCGCGGGCATGCCCGACACGGTGGCGCAACGGCTGCACGCCACCCTGGCGTGGATCGCCGGCGAGCGGAGCGCGAGCCGCCCGGCGCCTTCCTGGCTTCCCGCGGGCGCCGCACCGGCACCCTCCGCGGACTGGCATGCGCGGCTGGTCGCGGCCACCGGCACCTACCTCGATGAGCTGGCCGACCTGTGGCAGGACTGCCGCTTGCTGCAGGCTAGCCTGCAGCAGGCGGGCAGCGGCCCGGCCACGCTGCGCTATCGCGTCGAGCCCGCCGGACAGGCGCGACACCATGATCACGCGCAGCTGCTGTTCCGTGCCGCCACCGCCGGCTCGGCCACCCTCGTGGCGGGCTTGCTGTGGATGGCGTCGGGCTGGATCGACGGCGCTGTCCCGGTCGGGCTGGCCGCGCTTGCCAGCTG
This genomic interval from Cupriavidus oxalaticus contains the following:
- a CDS encoding L-lactate MFS transporter translates to MTYSAQAQTPSEQQAPHRSGPSQSRPSPFSKEAIIARPGFNRWMVPPAALAVHLCIGQAYAFSVFNEPLTRILGITSPAPGDWQLTTLGWVFSLAIFFLGISAAFAGKWLEKVGPRRTMFTAACCFGGGFVVSAAGIWLHQIWMLYLGYGVLGGIGLGLGYVSPVSTLIRWFPDRRGMATGMAIMGFGGGAMIGAPLSVALMNHFKSATSAGVAETFLVMGVIYFISMSLGALAIRIPAPGWAPAGFVPKAKASKMVTHANVHIDQALKTPQFYLLWLILFLNITAGIGVLGQAAVMIQETFKGTITAAAAAGFVGLLSIGNMTGRFLWSSASDYFGRKLTYAIFFAFGAALYLAVPAIGAAGNVALFVACYFLILTMYGGGFSTIPAYLADMFGTAYVGGIHGRLLTAWAAAGIAGPALVNYIREYKLALGVPRSEVYVDTLHIMAGLLVVGFVCNLLIRPVHARHHLREAASAA
- a CDS encoding MFS transporter small subunit, with product MENGRTFGKTLLLLAFWTYVLIPLGAGIWSTLGKAMTLFS
- a CDS encoding cytochrome ubiquinol oxidase subunit I, giving the protein MHGLTALDLARIQFGFTVSFHILFPAITIGLACFLAFLEARWLRTQDPVYRTLYQFWIKIFSINFGMGVVSGLVMAYEFGTNWSGFSQFAGGITGPLLTYEVLTAFFLEAGFLGVMLFGWNRVGPGLHFFSTVMVALGTMISSTWILASNSWMHTPAGYAIVAGKVVPTDWLEVIFNPSFPYRLAHMVIAALLSTALFVAASSAWQLLHGRAVPAARKMLSLAMWMVLITAPIQAMVGDAHGLNTLKHQPAKIAALEGHWNTAAKDDKNGFPLIVFGIPDMEREETRYAIEIPRLGSLILTHSLDGQIRGLKDFPKEDRPNATVLFFTFRVMVGLGVAMIAFGLLGWALRRNGALYRSKAFLRLAVAMGPTGLIALLAGWMTTEIGRQPWVVYGLQRTRDAVSAHAAGPVALSLALFVVVYFVCFGVGIRYMLKLASAGPAPDAHPHPHPNDRPSYGPGSVVPAAIAAASAPQAMARHGHRES
- the cydB gene encoding cytochrome d ubiquinol oxidase subunit II, with translation MGINLPVIWATLIFFGVMMYVIMDGFDLGIGILFPFVGDRHDRDVMMNTVAPVWDGNETWLVLGGAALLCAFPLAYSVLLTAFYLPLMFMLLGLIFRGVAFEFRFKASDRSRPYWDAAFTWGSVVAAFFQGVTLGAYIDGIAMDGTTYAGGALDWLAPFPIFAGVGVVITYAFLGVTWLIMKTEGRLQWTMLRVTNVLTGVMVAMIAAVSVWTPLTHPGIAERWFALPNLFFFLPVPLLVLVSAAGIYRALRGRPNVAPFLYALLMIFMGYTGLAISIWPNIIPPSISIFEASSAPQSQGFALVGTLFIVPIILAYTSWSYYVFRGKVKRGEGYH
- a CDS encoding DUF2474 family protein, whose protein sequence is MAKRLRASLGSRLGWLLALWLAGVGTVFVCASLMRLLMRAVGLSS
- a CDS encoding FUSC family protein encodes the protein MASSKPLPRATLAGPDGPDAPDATKAPGCLRTLAAACPDYAPWLHSLKVFGAAMLALGVALALGLPRPYWAMATVYLVSSPLAGATHAKGTYRVLGTLLGAVSAVALVPLLVDEPVLLMAAIACWTGALLYLSLLEPAPRNYICLLAAYTLPIVALPTVTHPAAVFGVGLARIEEIMIGIVCASVVSAVVFPVRTTPALAARASAWLDHASRWIRDMMATGATGATGASAGQRHDSFSLLAADILAMETQLAQLSYETDGAPTLRHARALHQRMTALLPLVLALADAAGALRRHPAGMPDTVAQRLHATLAWIAGERSASRPAPSWLPAGAAPAPSADWHARLVAATGTYLDELADLWQDCRLLQASLQQAGSGPATLRYRVEPAGQARHHDHAQLLFRAATAGSATLVAGLLWMASGWIDGAVPVGLAALASCFIASTAEPRLVAGRVIAWSIACAALSWYYQFVVLVLAHDFGSLVALLSGPYLLIGAMTTQPRNALFGVLLAVTAASFPGPQHLDAASFADIFNGSLASLAALVFAAVWAVLMQPFGQQLVAYRLARANWNEIALAAHPRAAVNSARLRGRMLDRLLRQWPPLTRRNNASARAAGLAAADFLVEAAVLALRRACAGGPAESRRAVKRVLAGVARHYRQCAQTGHPGTPAAALAARIDAAFAALATTFHASPRAALAALTTLRLALYPDHGGHHARH